In Pyrus communis chromosome 1, drPyrComm1.1, whole genome shotgun sequence, the following are encoded in one genomic region:
- the LOC137735252 gene encoding uncharacterized protein produces the protein MDNKKKVAVPLVCHGHSRPVVDLFYSPVTPDGFFLISASKDSSPMLRNGETGDWIGTFEGHKGAVWSCCLDTNALRAATASADFSAKVWDALSGDVLHSFEHKHIVRACAFSEDTHLLLTGGVEKVIRIYDLNRPDAPPREVDKSPGSVRTAAWLHSDQTILSSCTDMGGVRLWDVRTGKIVQTLETKSSVTSSEVSQDGRYITTADGSTVKFWDANYFGLVKSYNMPCTVESASLEPKFGNKFIAGGEDMWVHVFDFHTGEEIACNKGHHGPVHCLRFSPGGESYASGSEDGTIRIWQTPLTPEETEALVANGPVGNVKVPAEEVSRKIEGFQITDEGKAKEKEEAAGNE, from the exons ATGGATAATAAGAAGAAGGTGGCGGTTCCGCTGGTTTGCCACGGCCATTCGCGTCCGGTGGTGGATCTGTTTTACAGTCCGGTTACTCCTGATGGGTTCTTCCTCATCAGTGCCAGTAAGG ATTCGAGTCCCATGCTGAGAAACGGAGAGACTGGAGATTGGATTGGAACGTTTGAAGGGCACAAAGGTGCTGTGTGGAGTTGTTGCTTGGATACTAATGCCCTACGTGCTGCAACTGCTTCTGCAGATTTCTCTGC GAAAGTTTGGGATGCATTATCAGGAGATGTGCTACACTCATTTGAACACAAGCATATTGTTCGAGCCTGTGCTTTTTCAGAG GATACACACCTTTTGCTAACCGGGGGAGTTGAGAAAGTTATCCGTATATATGATTTGAATCGTCCGGATGCCCCTCCAAGAGAAGTGGATAAATCCCCAGGTTCAGTCAGAACTGCTGCGTGGCTCCACAGTGACCAGACCATACTAAGTTCTTGTACTGATATGGGAGGTGTCAG ATTATGGGATGTAAGAACTGGTAAAATAGTCCAAACACTGGAGACCAAATCATCTGTGACCAGTTCTGAAGTTAGTCAAGATGGTCGTTATATTACTACTGCTGATGGGTCGACTGTGAAGTTTTGGGATGCCAACTA CTTTGGGTTGGTGAAGAGCTACAATATGCCGTGCACAGTAGAATCAGCTTCGCTAGAGCCAAAGTTTGGGAACAAATTCATTGCTGGGGGAGAAGATATGTGGGTTCATGTGTTTGATTTCCATACTGGTGAAGAGATCG CATGCAACAAGGGTCACCACGGTCCTGTTCACTGTCTGCGTTTCTCGCCCGGAGGGGAGTCGTATGCCTCGGGATCTGAAGATGGAACCATTAGAATATGGCAGACCCCTTTGACTCCAGAAGAAACCGAAGCGCTGGTAGCAAATGGGCCAGTTGGAAACGTGAAGGTACCCGCAGAAGAGGTTTCTCGCAAGATTGAGGGCTTCCAGATCACGGACGAGGGGAAAGCGAAAGAGAAGGAAGAGGCGGCAGGGAATGAGTAA
- the LOC137748101 gene encoding 3-ketoacyl-CoA synthase 11 — protein sequence MADPKPDTPLIPPSSSSSSSSSSRNLPDFKKSIKLKYVKLGYHILITHGMYLFLSPLVVVIAAQISTFSLKDLYDLWEHLQYNLISVIICSTLLVFLSTVYFVTRPRPVYLVNFSCYKPEESRKCTKKIFMEQSQMTGTFTEDNLQFQRRILERSGLGDSTYLPEAVLNIPPNPSMKEARKEAEAVMFGAIDELLAKTAVKPKDIGILIVNCSLFNPTPSLSAMVINHYQLRGNIVSYNLGGMGCSAGLISIDLAKNLLQVHPNSYALVISMENITLNWYFGNDRSKLVSNCLFRMGGAAVLLSNKSSDKRRSKYRLVHTVRTHKGADDKCFSCVTQEEDNNGKIGVTLSKDLMAVAGDALKTNITTLGPLVLPMSEQLLFFATLVGRKLFKMKIKPYIPDFRLAFEHFCIHAGGRAVLDELEKNLHLSDWHMEPSRMTLYRFGNTSSSSLWYELAYTEAKGRMKKGDRTWQIAFGSGFKCNSAVWKALRSINPAKEKNPWMEEIDRFPVDVPRVSTF from the coding sequence ATGGCAGACCCAAAACCAGACACACCTTTGATCCCACCATCTTCgtcgtcgtcatcatcatcctcGTCGCGAAACCTCCCCGACTTCAAAAAATCTATTAAGCTAAAATATGTGAAGCTTGGATACCATATCCTCATCACCCATGGAATGTACCTCTTTCTTTCCCCTCTTGTTGTCGTTATTGCTGCCCAGATTTCGACATTTTCTCTCAAGGATCTCTATGATCTTTGGGAGCATCTCCAGTACAACCTGATTTCAGTGATTATCTGCTCTACTCTCCTTGTTTTCCTGTCCACTGTCTACTTTGTAACCCGACCTCGCCCGGTGTACCTTGTTAACTTTTCCTGCTACAAACCAGAAGAATCTCGAAAGTGCACGAAAAAGATTTTCATGGAACAGTCCCAGATGACTGGTACATTTACAGAGGACAATCTTCAGTTCCAGCGAAGGATCCTTGAGAGATCCGGCCTTGGTGATTCGACTTACCTTCCAGAGGCTGTACTCAACATTCCTCCAAATCCGTCAATGAAAGAAGCTAGAAAAGAAGCCGAGGCTGTGATGTTTGGTGCCATTGATGAGCTTTTGGCTAAGACAGCTGTAAAACCTAAGGACATTGGAATCTTGATTGTGAACTGCAGCTTGTTCAATCCAACCCCATCTCTTTCTGCCATGGTTATCAACCATTACCAGCTTCGAGGGAACATAGTCAGCTACAATCTTGGTGGGATGGGATGCAGTGCAGGTCTGATCTCGATTGATCTTGCTAAAAATCTTCTTCAGGTGCATCCCAACTCTTATGCACTGGTTATCAGCATGGAGAACATCACCTTGAACTGGTACTTTGGAAATGACCGCTCAAAGCTTGTCTCAAATTGCTTATTCCGTATGGGAGGGGCTGCTGTATTGCTTTCAAACAAAAGCTCGGACAAAAGAAGGTCCAAGTACCGATTGGTTCATACAGTTCGTACCCACAAGGGTGCTGATGATAAGTGCTTTAGCTGCGTtacccaagaagaagacaataaTGGGAAGATTGGTGTTACTTTATCAAAGGATCTGATGGCAGTAGCAGGTGATGCTCTAAAGACCAACATCACCACATTGGGGCCTCTTGTGCTGCCAATGTCCGAACAGCTGCTTTTCTTTGCTACGTTGGTTGGGAGGAAACTGTTCAAGATGAAGATCAAACCATACATCCCAGATTTCAGACTGGCTTTTGAGCATTTCTGTATTCATGCTGGAGGAAGAGCTGTCTTGGACGAATTGGAGAAGAACCTTCATCTATCAGATTGGCATATGGAGCCATCGAGGATGACACTTTATCGATTTGGAAACACCTCAAGCAGCTCTCTTTGGTATGAACTAGCTTACACAGAAGCCAAGGGAAGGATGAAGAAAGGAGATAGGACATGGCAGATAGCTTTCGGGTCGGGATTCAAGTGCAACAGTGCTGTGTGGAAGGCTCTTAGGAGCATAAACCCCGCAAAGGAAAAGAACCCGTGGATGGAAGAAATTGATCGCTTCCCAGTCGATGTTCCAAGGGTGTCAACCTTCTAA
- the LOC137735601 gene encoding uncharacterized protein, producing the protein MKGEVQLEPTGEGERDRDPTDIEPLLPNQDDSSPASSSEINNEDLESGSIPCCRICLESDAEPEDELISPCMCKGTQQFVHRSCLDHWRSVKEGFAFSHCTTCKAQFHLRVETYEDNAWRKIKFRVFVARDVFLVFLAVQSVIAAIGGFAYVMDKDGAFRNSFSDGWDRILSKHPIPFYYCIGVLAFFVLLGFFGLILHCSSLNGNDPRMAGCQNCCYGWGILDCFPASMEACFALVIVFVVIFAILGIAYGFLAATMAIQRIWQRHYHILTKRELTKEYIVEDLHGCYTPPKLDPEHEARLKMLKLL; encoded by the exons ATGAAGGGGGAAGTGCAGCTGGAGCCAACAGGTGAAGGGGAGCGAGACAGAGACCCTACTGACATCGAGCCTCTGCTACCGAACCAGGACGATTCGTCGCCGGCAAGCTCAAGTGAGATCAACAACGAAGACCTTGAGTCTGGCTCTATCCCTTGCTGTCGCATTTGTCTCGAAAGCGATGCCGAACCAG AGGATGAATTGATTTCACCTTGCATGTGCAAAGGCACCCAGCAGTTTGTTCATAGGTCCTGTCTCGATCACTGGCGCTCCGTTAAA GAAGGATTTGCTTTCTCACACTGCACAACTTGCAAAGCTCAATTTCACCTTCGAGTTGAAACATATGAGGACAATGCCTGGCGCAAAATAAAATTCCGAGTTTTTGTGGCGAGGGATGTTTTCCTCGTGTTTTTGGCTGTACAATCA GTTATAGCTGCAATTGGTGGCTTTGCATATGTCATGGACAAAGATGGGGCCTTCAGGAATTCATTTAGTGATGGTTGGGATCGTATCTTGTCAAAACATCCTAtaccattttattattgtataG GGGTACTGGCCTTCTTTGTGCTGCTTGGATTTTTCGGGCTCATACTACACTGTTCATCACTCAATGGCAATGACCCACGGATGGCCGGCTGCCAGAACTGTTGCTATGGTTGGGGAATCTTGGATTGTTTCCCAGCGTCTATGGAGGCTTGCTTTGCCCTGGTTATCGTGTTTGTTGTCATCTTTGCCATTCTTGGCATAGCTTATGGTTTCCTTGCCGCTACTATGGCTATTCAGAGGATCTGGCAGAGACATTATCACATCCTGACCAAGAGGGAACTCACAAAG GAGTATATAGTGGAGGATCTTCACGGATGCTATACCCCACCGAAACTAGATCCCGAACATGAAGCGCGCCTGAAAATGCTGAAGTTGTTGTAG
- the LOC137748584 gene encoding heme-binding-like protein At3g10130, chloroplastic isoform X2 yields the protein MVMKFIPLPWKPELIFTGTSVMGINPETGKFCSHVDFWDSIKNNDYFSLEGLLDVFKQLRIYKTPDLQTPKYEILKRSANYEVRKYAPYVVVEGPVDKLSGSAGFGDVTGYIFGKNSKMEKIPMTTPVFTEASDAELSKVSIKLCLPLDKDISSLPDPNQETISLKKVEGGIAAVVKFSGKPTEEIVREKEKALRASLIRDGLKPKEGCSLARYNDPGRTWSFMLRNEVLIGLEEFTLD from the exons ATGGTTATGAAGTTCATCCCTCTGCCTTGGAAACCAGAGTTGATCTTCACAGGAACCTCTGTCATGGGCATCAACCCCGAGACTGGGAAGTTCTGCAGCCATGTG GACTTCTGGGATTCTATAAAGAATAATGACTACTTTTCTTTAGAAGGTTTGTTGGATGTATTCAAGCAG CTGAGGATTTACAAAACTCCAGACTTGCAAACACCCAAATATGAAATACTAAAAAGAAGTGCAAACTATGAG GTAAGAAAGTATGCACCTTATGTGGTGGTAGAAGGACCAGTAGACAAGCTGTCCGGGTCAGCTGGTTTCGGTGATGTTACCGG GTACATCTTTGGAAAGAACTCGAAAATGGAGAAGATACCGATGACTACTCCCGTCTTCACCGAGGCATCTGATGCTGAACTTTCCAAAGTATCCATCAAATTATGTCTTCCACTGGACAAGGACATAAGCAG CTTACCAGATCCCAATCAAGAAACAATTAGCTTGAAAAAAGTGGAAGGAGGCATTGCTGCCGTTGTCAAGTTCAGTGGAAAGCCTACCGAAGAGATTGTTCGGGAGAAGGAAAAAGCGTTGCGTGCTAGTCTGATCAGAGATGGTCTCAAACCAAAGGAGGGTTGTTCGCTTGCCCGTTACAATGATCCAGGCCGAACTTGGAGCTTTATGTTG AGGAATGAAGTACTGATAGGGCTGGAAGAGTTCACATTGGATTAG
- the LOC137743667 gene encoding uncharacterized protein: MSDSGEQGATMSGQVSDSDEQTAPSSAQLPDSSGEEAQDSGEAAPNSEESPDPSEAAEDSEENTESSEPVPPTPANTPASSVGETAGEKNFDFEDVRAALAETIPGFVGQQAQVNPLRINFNASGSGEASVAEAPKLMPNPPSWIEDSDEEGFQGQRAAANPNEQETDSSDSGEPEVQSAAPPEVIIMTPADWKKALSDQAKAEEEEEKENPKEVVPELIHNTNFQQAELKERAVVHPSLIGGSSMNLDPPAAVRKPDSQPSESAAENVELGKRKIDAKGKGKLEENQEDGGEEEEAASPRSKIPKKSQDERGDPSLQARSNENPVLPPATPVTKPDLKPSESATEGKRKIGEKGKGSKGEEKSEEDEAASPNSKKLKGPEE, translated from the coding sequence atgtcAGATTCCGGTGAACAAGGGGCAACAATGTCTGGGCAAGTTTCCGATTCCGATGAACAAACAGCACCAAGTTCTGCGCAATTGCCAGATTCCAGTGGAGAAGAAGCACAAGATTCTGGGGAAGCAGCACCAAATTCTGAGGAAAGCCCAGATCCCAGCGAAGCAGCAGAAGATTCTGAGGAAAACACTGAATCCAGCGAGCCGGTACCACCAACTCCTGCGAATACACCGGCTTCCAGTGTAGGAGAAACCGCAGGGGAAAAGAATTTTGATTTCGAGGATGTAAGAGCAGCACTTGCTGAGACTATTCCGGGTTTCGTTGGACAACAAGCACAAGTAAACCCATTGAGAATCAACTTCAATGCGTCCGGTTCCGGTGAAGCAAGTGTAGCAGAAGCACCAAAGCTTATGCCAAATCCACCTTCTTGGATAGAGGATTCCGATGAAGAAGGATTTCAGGGTCAACGAGCAGCAGCAAATCCCAATGAACAAGAAACAGATTCCAGTGACTCCGGTGAACCAGAAGTACAGTCCGCCGCACCACCGGAGGTGATTATTATGACTCCAGCGGATTGGAAAAAGGCTCTTTCTGATCAAGCAAaggcagaagaagaagaagaaaaagaaaatccgaaGGAAGTTGTTCCAGAGTTGATTCATAACACTAACTTTCAACAAGCAGAGCTTAAAGAACGGGCGGTTGTGCATCCATCCTTGATCGGTGGCTCTAGCATGAACCTTGATCCTCCCGCGGCCGTGCGGAAACCTGATTCGCAGCCGAGTGAAAGTGCCGCCGAGAATGTGGAGCTGGGGAAAAGAAAGATCGATGCGAAGGGCAAGGGGAAACTGGAAGAGAACCAAGAAgatggaggagaagaagaggaagctgCAAGTCCGAGATCGAAGATAcctaaaaaatctcaagatgagaGGGGGGATCCGTCTTTGCAAGCTCGCTCTAACGAGAACCCTGTTCTTCCTCCTGCCACCCCCGTGACAAAACCCGATTTGAAGCCGAGTGAAAGCGCCACCGAGGGGAAAAGAAAGATCGGAGAGAAGggcaaggggagcaaaggggaagaaaagagcgaagaagatgaagctgcAAGTCCAAATTCGAAGAAATTGAAAGGTCCAGAAGAGTAG
- the LOC137748584 gene encoding uncharacterized protein isoform X1 — MSSTQLSDQIFRPLIPAACVSFRQLSTTKPKLLPCPRPKSLKHKHLTQKSKWAVRLSLVDQSPPKSTFDVEQLVGFLYEDLVHLFDDRGIDRTAYDERVKFRDPITKHDTIAGYLLNIAFLKIVFTPRFQLHWVKQTGPYEITTRWTMVMKFIPLPWKPELIFTGTSVMGINPETGKFCSHVDFWDSIKNNDYFSLEGLLDVFKQLRIYKTPDLQTPKYEILKRSANYEVRKYAPYVVVEGPVDKLSGSAGFGDVTGYIFGKNSKMEKIPMTTPVFTEASDAELSKVSIKLCLPLDKDISSLPDPNQETISLKKVEGGIAAVVKFSGKPTEEIVREKEKALRASLIRDGLKPKEGCSLARYNDPGRTWSFMLRNEVLIGLEEFTLD; from the exons ATGAGCAGCACACAACTTTCAGACCAAATCTTCCGGCCATTAATCCCCGCCGCGTGTGTCAGTTTCCGGCAGCTGAGCACCACTAAGCCCAAACTACTGCCCTGCCCACGCCCTAAATCTTTGAAACACAAACACTTAACGCAAAAATCCAAGTGGGCTGTTAGGCTAAGCTTAGTGGACCAAAGCCCGCCAAAATCAACGTTTGACGTGGAACAGCTAGTAGGGTTTTTGTATGAGGATCTGGTTCATCTTTTTGATGATCGGGGAATTGATAGGACGGCGTACGATGAGCGTGTCAAGTTCAGGGACCCAATCACCAAGCATGACACAATAGCTGGGTACTTGTTGAACATAGCCTTCTTGAAGATTGTGTTCACGCCTAGGTTCCAGTTGCACTGGGTCAAACAG ACAGGACCATATGAAATCACTACAAGGTGGACTATGGTTATGAAGTTCATCCCTCTGCCTTGGAAACCAGAGTTGATCTTCACAGGAACCTCTGTCATGGGCATCAACCCCGAGACTGGGAAGTTCTGCAGCCATGTG GACTTCTGGGATTCTATAAAGAATAATGACTACTTTTCTTTAGAAGGTTTGTTGGATGTATTCAAGCAG CTGAGGATTTACAAAACTCCAGACTTGCAAACACCCAAATATGAAATACTAAAAAGAAGTGCAAACTATGAG GTAAGAAAGTATGCACCTTATGTGGTGGTAGAAGGACCAGTAGACAAGCTGTCCGGGTCAGCTGGTTTCGGTGATGTTACCGG GTACATCTTTGGAAAGAACTCGAAAATGGAGAAGATACCGATGACTACTCCCGTCTTCACCGAGGCATCTGATGCTGAACTTTCCAAAGTATCCATCAAATTATGTCTTCCACTGGACAAGGACATAAGCAG CTTACCAGATCCCAATCAAGAAACAATTAGCTTGAAAAAAGTGGAAGGAGGCATTGCTGCCGTTGTCAAGTTCAGTGGAAAGCCTACCGAAGAGATTGTTCGGGAGAAGGAAAAAGCGTTGCGTGCTAGTCTGATCAGAGATGGTCTCAAACCAAAGGAGGGTTGTTCGCTTGCCCGTTACAATGATCCAGGCCGAACTTGGAGCTTTATGTTG AGGAATGAAGTACTGATAGGGCTGGAAGAGTTCACATTGGATTAG